A DNA window from Acidobacteriota bacterium contains the following coding sequences:
- a CDS encoding PepSY domain-containing protein, whose translation MKIETAIADIEAKPVDQVGKNGTLTDNFNEPDVPASQPIPRLYRVIWRWHFYAGLIVLPVLLTAAITGGLYVFVKEIEPWIYPYRTVMPQMQVVTYQQQLEAAKAVVPQGFEAHGLTLSDDAQRATIITFHQQPERYLYVFVNQHTGEVQGQTEYGDSFFDIVLKIHRTLFAGSTGRYIVELATSWGIILVVTGIYLWWPRGRRKIIGVWLPRLRGKSYAVWRDWHTVPGFYFSILAFLVMFTGLFFTQFFGRVYDIAAYLTNAYPQSYLRPPKSSVREGAKPLSLDKVIAIARREQSEPQLFVDLPHTAEDSFSVYCGTTDKLSTYSNLHIEQYSGTILDHVTFKDLSPMAKTRLLAYPIHVGSIYGMPTKILAFLVCLLIVAMSVTGVVMWWKRKPRGKTGFPQKTEAFKPAKWLLVTIALLGMLMPAAGISILVILLGDWLLQKKRAAQAES comes from the coding sequence ATGAAAATTGAAACTGCCATTGCGGATATTGAAGCGAAACCAGTTGATCAGGTCGGCAAGAATGGAACGTTGACTGATAATTTTAATGAGCCGGATGTGCCTGCAAGCCAACCGATACCGCGCCTCTATCGTGTCATTTGGCGTTGGCATTTTTACGCGGGGCTAATCGTACTGCCGGTATTGCTAACGGCAGCCATCACCGGCGGACTTTATGTTTTCGTTAAAGAAATCGAGCCTTGGATATATCCCTATCGAACCGTTATGCCGCAAATGCAGGTGGTCACCTATCAACAACAACTCGAAGCCGCCAAAGCCGTTGTGCCGCAAGGCTTCGAGGCTCATGGTCTAACCTTATCGGACGACGCGCAACGGGCTACGATTATCACTTTTCATCAACAACCGGAGCGTTATCTTTATGTCTTTGTCAATCAACATACAGGAGAGGTGCAAGGGCAGACCGAATACGGTGATTCGTTTTTTGACATCGTTCTCAAAATTCATCGCACACTGTTTGCGGGTTCCACAGGAAGGTATATCGTCGAACTCGCGACAAGCTGGGGCATCATCTTGGTGGTCACGGGGATTTACCTGTGGTGGCCTCGCGGTCGCCGGAAAATCATCGGCGTGTGGCTGCCGCGACTGCGCGGCAAAAGCTACGCCGTATGGCGCGACTGGCACACAGTTCCCGGATTCTATTTTTCCATTTTGGCATTCCTGGTCATGTTCACAGGACTGTTTTTTACGCAATTTTTCGGACGCGTTTATGACATTGCAGCGTACCTGACGAACGCCTACCCGCAGAGTTATCTCCGTCCGCCGAAGTCATCGGTCAGGGAAGGCGCAAAACCTCTAAGCCTTGATAAGGTGATCGCCATTGCGCGCCGTGAACAAAGTGAGCCGCAACTTTTTGTGGATTTGCCGCACACTGCCGAAGACAGTTTTTCGGTCTATTGTGGGACGACGGATAAGCTGTCCACCTATTCAAATCTCCACATTGAGCAATATTCCGGCACTATCCTTGACCACGTGACCTTCAAAGATTTGTCCCCGATGGCAAAGACCCGGTTGCTTGCCTACCCGATTCACGTCGGCTCGATTTACGGAATGCCGACGAAGATTTTAGCGTTTCTGGTTTGTCTGTTGATTGTTGCCATGAGTGTGACGGGTGTGGTGATGTGGTGGAAACGCAAGCCGCGCGGTAAGACCGGTTTCCCGCAAAAAACCGAAGCCTTCAAACCGGCGAAGTGGTTGTTGGTCACGATTGCTTTGCTCGGCATGCTGATGCCTGCGGCAGGAATTTCGATACTGGTTATTTTGCTTGGCGACTGGCTGTTGCAGAAGAAGCGCGCCGCGCAAGCCGAATCTTGA